The sequence below is a genomic window from Campylobacter concisus.
AGGCGAATGGACACAACTTCGCGAGAGCCCGCTTATTAAATTTATGATTCTAGCTTCAACTTTTTATATGTTTTCAACTCTTGAAGGCCCTATCTTAGCCATCAAATCTGTAAATGCACTGGCTCACTATACTGACTGGGTGCCAGGACACGTACATGATGGCGCACTTGGCTGGGTTGGTTTTATGACTATGGCAGCACTTTATCATATGACGCCACGTGTCTTTAAGCGCGAAATTTATTCAAAATCCTTAATGGAAGCTCAATTTTGGATACAAACAACAGGTATCGTTTTATACTTTGCTTCGATGTGGATCGCCGGTATCACACAAGGTATGATGTGGAGAGCAACTGATAGCTATGGAAATTTACTCTACTCATTTATTGATACTGTTGTAGTACTTATACCTTATTATTACATTAGAGCTATTGGCGGACTTTTGTATTTGATTGGCTTTTTGATGTTTGCTTACAATATTTATAAATCAACTTCTGCTAAAGCTATTTTGGCAGAGCCAAAAAGTGCAACGCCTATGGGTAGTGCTAAAGCCAATGCGGAGGTGATGTGATGTTTGCTTGGTTAGAAAAAAATCCATTCTTTTTTGCAGTTTGCGTCTTTATCGTCATAGCTTATGCTGGTGTGGTAGAAATTTTACCTGACTTTGCAAATAGAGCTAGACCACTTGAGGGTACAAAACCTTATACAGTTTTAGAGCTTGCTGGAAAAAATATATATATACAAAATGGTTGCAACACCTGCCACTCACAGATGATACGTCCGTTTAAAGCAGAGACTGATAGATACGGCATGTACTCGTTAAGTGGCGAATTTGCTTATGATCGCCCTCATCTTTGGGGTTCAAAAAGAACTGGCCCAGATCTTATGCGTGTGGGTAATTATAGAACGACAGATTGGCATGAAAATCATATGTTAAACCCAGCCTCAGTTGTGCCAGGCTCGATCATGCCAGCATATCCATTTTTATTTAAGAAAAATGCTGATATAGAGACTGCTTACGCTGAAGCACTAACTGTTAAAAAGGTCTTTAATACGCCTTATGATGAGAAAGATATGCCAGCTCTTGGTACCTTTGAGCAAGCAAATACCAACGTGAAAGAGCAGGCTGCAAGTATCGTTGAAAGTATGAAAGATGAGCAAGTAAAAAGTGCCTTTGCAAAGGGTGAAATTCGCCAGATCGTGGCACTTATCGCCTATCTAAATAGCCTAAAATAGGAGTTAGTAATGGACATTAGAGAACTTCAAGCTTATGGCTATTTTATTTTGACAGCATTCTTAGCTATCACTTTGTACGCTTATTTTTTTCATCTTTACAAAAGCGAAAAGCAAGGTAGAAGAAATTATGAGAAGTATTCAAGATTAGCCCTAGATGATGAGATCGGTAGTAAAATTTTAGAGCAAAAGGCTACAAAGGAGAGCGTATGCAATGGCTAAATTTAGAAGATAATATAAATTTACTTGCGTTAATAGGTGCCATCTTAATTATCGTACTAACTGTCGTTGTAGCTGGCAAGTATGTTGGTCAAATGAAAGTTAAAAAAGATGAAAGCGTAGAGCTTAGCGAGCATAACTGGGACGGAATAGGCGAGTATAAAAATCCAGTTCCATTTGGTTGGGCGGTAGTTTTTTTACTAACGCTTGTTTGGGCGATTTGGTATTATTTACTTGGTTATCCACTAAATTCTTACTCACAAATCGGTGAATATAATAAAGAGGTAAAAGAGGCAAACGCTAAATTTGAAAAAGAGTATGCAAAGCCAAGCAAAGAAACGCTTCATGCTATGGGAGAGAGCGTATTTTTAGTGCAATGCTCAGCATGTCATGGTATCACAGGCGATGGCATTGGTGGCAAAGCTGCAAATTTACAAATTTGGGGTAGCGAACAAGGAATAATTTATACGATACTAAATGGTTCAAAAGGGCTTGATTATCCTATGGGCGAGATGCCAGCAGGGCTAGCCGATGCTGATGGAGCAAAGGCTATCGCAGCTT
It includes:
- the ccoO gene encoding cytochrome-c oxidase, cbb3-type subunit II; translation: MFAWLEKNPFFFAVCVFIVIAYAGVVEILPDFANRARPLEGTKPYTVLELAGKNIYIQNGCNTCHSQMIRPFKAETDRYGMYSLSGEFAYDRPHLWGSKRTGPDLMRVGNYRTTDWHENHMLNPASVVPGSIMPAYPFLFKKNADIETAYAEALTVKKVFNTPYDEKDMPALGTFEQANTNVKEQAASIVESMKDEQVKSAFAKGEIRQIVALIAYLNSLK
- a CDS encoding cytochrome c oxidase, cbb3-type, CcoQ subunit, with the translated sequence MDIRELQAYGYFILTAFLAITLYAYFFHLYKSEKQGRRNYEKYSRLALDDEIGSKILEQKATKESVCNG
- a CDS encoding cbb3-type cytochrome c oxidase N-terminal domain-containing protein, which gives rise to MQWLNLEDNINLLALIGAILIIVLTVVVAGKYVGQMKVKKDESVELSEHNWDGIGEYKNPVPFGWAVVFLLTLVWAIWYYLLGYPLNSYSQIGEYNKEVKEANAKFEKEYAKPSKETLHAMGESVFLVQCSACHGITGDGIGGKAANLQIWGSEQGIIYTILNGSKGLDYPMGEMPAGLADADGAKAIAAYVAKEISAIKSTKNENLVAMGKELYAACAACHGDDGKGMDGMSADLSKYGSSEFIVDVLNRGKNGNIGVMPKFNDGRLNEIQQKAVGEYVISLSKGE